Part of the Ornithodoros turicata isolate Travis chromosome 6, ASM3712646v1, whole genome shotgun sequence genome, TACGTGTTGACTACGTAGCCCTCAGAAGCAGGAAATCATTCTAGGGAACCACTGCTGCTCTACGGTACTTGGCCAAGTTTGGACAAGTTTCCCTTCCGAAAActgcttacatattaaataaacaaattttaaagaTTCCCACTCTCACTGCAGCTAAAGAAGCCCCACCGATagtaacgtcatgatgacgtaagccaggcgcacCAATGGGAGCGGAGCGCAGCGCACGcgattgtatatatatatatatatattgatataTTGTATATTGTATATACGAAGTGagaagtcctcggtaaatacgccgactttacgctcctggctgtacgaacacgtgcGACGCTACCCAGGAATGACATGACAGTTCTGTTTATTGTGTGTATTATATGAAtgaagattgattgattgattgatcgattgatCGATTGATCGACTgaacattccacaagccgatcacagacTCTCCGCGACCTGCAGACGCTGTCGCACCCGCGCGCCGGTCGGTCTCCGAAGGCCCCAAAAACATTCCGGCCGCTCCGCGATTGTTCTTCTCCGCGCCAAAGCGCGCTGCCTGATTAGCCTTCTCCGATTGATATTTTCTTCTGAGGTTTCACGACAGGGAactccggcatactctcaacacaccagctcccgtggcatcgTGGTTAGGGTGATCGCTTCCATCGAGAAACTGGGGAGTGAGACGgattcgaatccccgcaccggctgcgctatctggggttttccctgggttttctggcaggctttccggacgaatgtcggcacagttccccttgaagtcggtccaggacgcatgcaaacccctctgtcccctactcctctctccatctgtccacgtctgtacgtcgcatTAAATTCGCACgacattaaataaataaataaataaaaagaaatagaaaagatactctcaacatccgtcttctgctcttgccacgcattacatcaaattgcacagaaactatTCAACTTATTCGCGTCCGATTTACGGAGTTATTCTCGATTATGAACGTTGAGTAAAACGGCATTATAGTTTCGGGATAGACCGGGACAGATGCGTCACTCCATTTAAGGCACGCGAGCACGCACAAGGAGCGAGAAAAGACTTTCACGTGTGCCTGACATTCATGATTGCTTCTTGGTTACGGTGAAATGAAGAGTCGGCACATGGAGAGCCCAGAATAGCGCTACGCAGGAAATTGAACTTTCTTTCCCTTATTTGCAAGTGAAATGCGATGAAACGAATCATTTGATGCGCTAGTTCGCCGTGGCAAGACGGGACCAGACAGCTTTACAAATGACTTTCCTACTGTTTAGGATATTTAATGTGCCAAAGTACACTTGTGCAGTACAATTCCATTACAGTGTGGCACGAATTGAAAACACGAACTGCTTACATTGGCACAACTTGCACTACACTAGCTTCAGCGAGCAATATTCGTCATGTACAAAGAACGAAGAAACCCACACAAAGAACGCCACTCAAGGCAGTCAGTGGCAATGAAAGCAGACACGGCCGCGGTGGATAGTAATGACTATATGGATAGTATATGGATTACTATACGGATAGTAATGACTATCATTactatattatattattatatatatcaTTACTATATTATATGGTCATTACTATATGGATAGTATTCACTATCCAACGCGGCCGTGGGGCGGTCTCTATGTGGGTTTGTTTTTTCTCCGTACATGACGAATATTGCTCACTGAAGCTAGCGTAGTGTAAGTTGTGCAGTGTAAGCATTTAGACCACCGTCGGAGGAACTCTCATCAAGCGTAGTATGCCTCATCAAGCGTAGCAAGCTGGGTCTCCAAGAAAACAACTTTCCTACTTGAACTGGAGCGTGACCTTGTAGTACATACCTTCCAGAGCAAAACATTGCTTGAAGGTTTGATGGAACGTTAGTGCTATCGGCTTTTATAAACTTTGAGGCAATCTGTGTCTCGTTCGTCAATTGGTTCTGTTGGTCGACAACTTTCATAATGAAGCCCCTATACGCTCAGGCAGTTCGATTTCACGTGGCACGGCTAAACTCGATTGAACGTTAACTTCAAACGTTCAAAATGCGCTCGATCGAGTTACGCAAGAAAAAATTACAGTACACGAATGCATTAATTTAAAAGTTGTGAAGAAAACTGAACAAGATGACCCTCATATAAACAGCTCTGCCTGGTGCTGCAAATGCGCTCTAGCGCAATTCACTCATGCAAAACTACAGCTTGCACTGGTTAACGGCTTGCCATTTCGTGAGACAGCATATTCTCGCTTCGATAAGTTCATAGTGAAGTGTAGCACTGCATTCTGTAAATTAGAGTAAATATTTATGACTGTAATATAGAGCGTCTAATAAACGCGCACGCTGGAACCCGATGTAAAGGAAAACGACAACCAGCGTCGCACAACAAAGCATGCGCGCGCCATCTGTACGTTCTACCACAGCTAAGGATTAGACCCTTGCGGTCTTCCGGCCGCCCAAAATCTCCGGCCCACGAAGTACCACCAACCCCACTATGGACCTCCTGCGTCCCGCCTGGTTCATCGTTTTACTCTGTTTAGCCTCACACAGCTCTGCAAGTACACCAACAACTACCACCCCTGCCATCACCAAAGTGAACGTCACCGTTTTGTACGAGGCCTACTGTAAGGACAGTTCATGGTTCATCACCAAACAGTTGTTGCCCACATACGTCCTTCTCAAAGATTACCTCATCGTTGACCTCGTGCCTTACGGGAAGACTAAAATGAAACCAGGACCGGACGAGTCATCTGTAACCTTCACCTGTCACCATGGACCAGCAGAATGTGCTTCAAACCAAATTCACGCATGCGCAATAGCGCTGTATCCCGATCAGGATGTTAACGTAAACTTCGTGGCATGTACGTTAAGGCATTGGAAACCAGAAAAGGCCATCAAGAAGTGCTGTAAGGAAGTGAAAGCTGACGCACAGAAGGTAGAAGGTTGCGCATCCTCTGCTCAAGGAAGGACTTTGCTTCAGAAGATGGGACTTCGTACCCTGAGTGTGAAGCCCCCTGTGACGTACATCCCCAGCGTCATCATCGATGGCGTGTTTAATAAGAAGGGACAAAAGAAAATTCAGAAGAATTTCAAGGCTGCGGTGTGCGGTCATTTGAAGCCGCCGCTCCCGAAAGAGTGCACGAAAAAGAGGAGGGGTTGGTTTGGACGTGGTTAAATGTCGCTCGTCAAGTCGGGGTGGAGAACACGGCAAAATTTACAAAACATGCGTCCTGGAGTGGCGGTGATCAGTATGAAAATAAAAACGGGCTGCCTGATTTGCAGTGGTGAGGGTGCCATTTTCTGGGGTGCTGTGTGGTTGTACGACTTGTGTTCGCATTTGGTGAACAGGAAGGTGTGAAGGACGGCAGAGGTTGTTTCGGATGAAGCTTAATCACGACACTAAGGCATCTTCTGTTTCCGAATTGTACTTGCGTATGCAGACATTGGACTGGCTTGGGAAGCGTTTTCTCCACCGCAGAAAGCGGAACCATGTCATCTGCCCAAGCACCTCGCTTGTGTATCTCAACTTTAGTAATGCAACTGTTTTAGTAATGCAATCGACATAATATAATTTTACTAAACCCTGCCATAAATATCAGAAATACCTATGCCATGGCGCAAGGTGTAGAGTCCTCGAAAGAATACTTGCAAAAAATTTACATCAATGGGATTAAACGTAAAGTTCATTAAGCTGTCTTAAGCAAACGCACATGACTAACAGTTATCGATGAAGTCTTTGAAATGATGCCCGAATTCTCAATTCGcattaaaataatttttttgcTCATTCCTGAATTGCCTCTGCATCTGCACCAATTGCTTCTGCATCTGTCTTGTTGCCACTGGTTTTGTCTTTCGGGTGTTATCGTGATCGATGTATGAGTTGCCGTGCTCGTTTGCGGTAAGGCACGTTTTTGATCAGGTGTTTAAATTTCACAACTTCGTTTCAACCTATATGTGACATAATACCAAGAAAAACAGGGCTGTGAGCGTAAGCCAATCAACGCAGTCCACAATGTTTACAGGGTTCTGCCCTTTAATGACAGTACAATGTTTAAGGTATGTATCAATAGGTGTACACGAAATTTTTCAACTGGGTACTGAACTGGGCAACAAGTGGGCACACAGACGTGACAAAATGACGTAAACGGATTGAAAATTGTTCCAAGTTCTCACAACAAATGATAATGTGGAGTGACCAAATTTATCCCAAAAATACGGTGTTCTCTGGCGCATTTCTGAGATTATGGTGCGAGAAAATTGCTCCAAGTATACCATGTACCTGTATATACCGATCTGACGAAAAGGAACATAGGGTGAGCAACATTACATCTCGAGAAAAGCAAAGAAATACTATGAAGAAGAAAACACAAACGACACTGAACGATGAAGtccaaaaacaaaaatggttCACAGGAATATCGTTTCTGGACCAAAAATGAGGTTAAGAAGCAAAGGTTAACAAATCTATTAGTAAGATGTACAAAAGGCTTGATGCTGAAGTGCATAAGACTTATGAAGACTTGATGTGGTTTTATAACCAAGACAGCTCATATGCTGGTGTCAGCTCTTTTGTAACAGAAATGCCTAAGAAAAGCACAGACGAATACCAGTAAGAGCGTGACTAAGAAAGAAGTGACTACCGAACGAGCGGGAATACCAAAGCCTACACTAGCTAACTCAAGAGCCCTCTCAGGGCAATACAGAACAGTATATACAAgactttttgtgtgtttgcaaGAGGACGTCCAAAGCAAGATTTATGTAGTTGAATTCGCTGGTCATAG contains:
- the LOC135397672 gene encoding GILT-like protein 1 translates to MDLLRPAWFIVLLCLASHSSASTPTTTTPAITKVNVTVLYEAYCKDSSWFITKQLLPTYVLLKDYLIVDLVPYGKTKMKPGPDESSVTFTCHHGPAECASNQIHACAIALYPDQDVNVNFVACTLRHWKPEKAIKKCCKEVKADAQKVEGCASSAQGRTLLQKMGLRTLSVKPPVTYIPSVIIDGVFNKKGQKKIQKNFKAAVCGHLKPPLPKECTKKRRGWFGRG